From a region of the Carassius auratus strain Wakin chromosome 31, ASM336829v1, whole genome shotgun sequence genome:
- the LOC113050603 gene encoding ecotropic viral integration site 5 protein-like isoform X6: MVATDKVAGKLSSTLSWVKNSVSLTVSQMASQVATPSSLHTTVASSTASLSSPSSASPTQLSPDDVELLAKLEEQNRLLETDSKSLRSVNGSRRNSGSSLVSSSSASSNLSHLEEDTWILWGRIVNEWEDVRKKKEKQLKELVRKGIPHHFRAIVWQLLCNAQTLTIKEQYSELLKMTSPCEKLIRRDIARTYPEHEFFKEDSLGQEVLFNVMKAYSLVDREVGYCQGSAFIVGLLLMQMPEEEAFCVFVKLMQDYRLRELFKPSMAELGLCMYQFECMIQEQLPELHVHFQAQSFHTSMYASSWFLTIFLTSFPLPVATRIFDIFMCEGLEIVFRVGMAILQMNQTELMQLDMEGMLQHFQRVIPHQLESGPDKVIQAAYQVKYNAKKMKKLEKEYTTIKTKEMEEQVEIKRLRTENRLLKQRIDTLEKESASLADRLIQGQVTRAQEAEENYLVKRELATVKQHNEETSALLEQAQNNIRQLQQQPFAKGNPRYSEEFILQLERELVQARLKEAESQCALKEMQDKILDMEKRNASLPDENNVVRLQEELIGVKLREAEALTGLKELRQQVRDLEEHWQRHLARTAGRWKDSPRKNAASELQDELMSVRLREAEAQAELREIRQRMLEQETQNQIHGNQLRRAELEARNLQERLQVLTNQNKTLHAELKETKRKQAEIECKNKEEVMAVRLREADNIAAMAELQQQISELEIQKEEGKVQGQLNNTDSSQYIRDLKDQITDLKHENVSDPVFKRAAGLTRATQF; encoded by the exons GCTGTTGGAGACGGACAGTAAGTCTTTACGTTCTGTGAATGGCTCTCGAAGGAACAGTGGCTCCTCACTGGTGTCTAGTTCATCAGCCTCCTCCAACTTGTCACATTTGGAGGAGGATACGTGGATCCTGTGGGGACGCATCGTCAATGAGTGGGAAGATGTGCGGAAGAAGAAGGAAAAGCAACTGAAG GAACTGGTTAGGAAAGGCATTCCACATCACTTCCGAGCAATAGTGTGGCAGCTGTTGTGCAATGCCCAGACTCTAACCATAAAGGAGCAGTATTCTGAGCTGCTGAAGATGACCTCGCCTTGTGAAAAACTCATCCGCAGGGACATCGCTCGTACCTACCCCGAGCACGAGTTCTTTAAGGAGGACAGTCTGGGTCAGGAGGTGCTCTTTAATGTTATGAAG GCTTATTCTCTGGTTGATCGAGAGGTGGGCTACTGTCAGGGAAGTGCTTTCATTGTCGGCCTTCTTCTAATGCAG ATGCCAGAAGAAGAggctttctgtgtgtttgtgaaactGATGCAGGATTACAGGCTGAGAGAGCTCTTTAAACCCAGTATGGCTGAACTTGGCCTCTGCATGTATCAGTTTGAATGTATGATTCAG GAGCAGCTCCCAGAGCTCCATGTGCACTTCCAGGCCCAGAGTTTCCACACCTCTATGTATGCGTCATCTTGGTTCCTCACCATCTTTCTTAcctcttttcctcttcctgtcGCCACCAGGATCTTTGATATATTCATGTGTGAG GGTTTAGAGATTGTGTTTCGTGTGGGGATGGCCATCCTGCAGATGAATCAGACTGAGCTCATGCAGTTGGACATGGAGGGAATGTTGCAG CACTTTCAGAGGGTGATCCCACACCAGCTGGAAAGTGGACCAGACAAAGTCATCCAGGCTGCTTATCAAGTCAAGTACAATGCGAAGAAAATGAAAAA ATTGGAAAAGGAGTACACTACAATCAAAACCAAGGAGATGGAGGAACAGGTGGAGATCAAG AGACTGCGCACAGAGAACAGACTCCTGAAGCAGCGAATAGACACTCTGGAGAAA GAAAGTGCTTCTTTGGCAGATAGATTGATACAG GGTCAGGTGACACGAGCCCAAGAGGCAGAGGAGAACTACCTGGTCAAACGGGAGCTGGCCACGGTCAAACAACACAATGAGGAGACCAGCGCACTGCTGGAgcaagcacaaaacaacatccgACAGCTCCAGCAGCAGCCGTTTGCG aaggGGAACCCACGCTACTCTGAGGAGTtcatcctgcagctcgagagggAACTGGTCCAGGCCCGCCTTAAAGAGGCTGAGTCTCAGTGCGCTTTGAAAGAGATGCAGGACAAGATTCTCGACATGGAGAAG AGAAATGCATCCCTGCCAGATGAGAATAATGTGGTGCGTCTTCAGGAGGAGCTGATTGGTGTAAAGTTGAGGGAGGCAGAGGCTCTAACAGGCCTCAAAGAGCTTAGACAGCAGGTCAGAGACCTGGAGGAGCACTGGCAG AGGCATCTTGCGCGCACGGCGGGCCGCTGGAAAGACAGTCCGAGAAAGAATGCAGCGAGCGAGCTTCAAGATGAGCTGATGAGCGTGAGGCTCAGAGAGGCAGAGGCACAGGCTGAGCTCCGAGAAATCAGACAGAGGATGCTGGAACAGGAGACCCAG AATCAGATACATGGTAATCAGCTGCGGCGAGCAGAACTAGAGGCACGAAATCTACAGGAGCGACTGCAGGTTTTGACCAACCAGAACAAGACGTTGCATGCTGAGCTGAAGGAGACAAAGCGGAAACAGGCTGAAATAGAGTGCAAG AATAAAGAAGAGGTGATGGCAGTGAGATTGAGAGAAGCTGATAATATTGCTGCCATGGCTGAGCTTCAGCAGCAGATCTCGGAGCTTGAGATCCAG AAAGAAGAAGGAAAGGTCCAAGGTCAGCTCAACAACACAGACTCCAGCCAGTACATCCGAGACCTCAAGGATCAGATAACAGATCTCAAACATGAG AATGTTTCAG ATCCGGTGTTTAAGAGGGCAGCAGGGCTTACACGAGCAACCCAGTTTTGA
- the LOC113050603 gene encoding EVI5-like protein isoform X1, producing the protein MVATDKVAGKLSSTLSWVKNSVSLTVSQMASQVATPSSLHTTVASSTASLSSPSSASPTQLSPDDVELLAKLEEQNRLLETDSKSLRSVNGSRRNSGSSLVSSSSASSNLSHLEEDTWILWGRIVNEWEDVRKKKEKQLKELVRKGIPHHFRAIVWQLLCNAQTLTIKEQYSELLKMTSPCEKLIRRDIARTYPEHEFFKEDSLGQEVLFNVMKAYSLVDREVGYCQGSAFIVGLLLMQMPEEEAFCVFVKLMQDYRLRELFKPSMAELGLCMYQFECMIQEQLPELHVHFQAQSFHTSMYASSWFLTIFLTSFPLPVATRIFDIFMCEGLEIVFRVGMAILQMNQTELMQLDMEGMLQHFQRVIPHQLESGPDKVIQAAYQVKYNAKKMKKLEKEYTTIKTKEMEEQVEIKRLRTENRLLKQRIDTLEKESASLADRLIQGQVTRAQEAEENYLVKRELATVKQHNEETSALLEQAQNNIRQLQQQPFAKGNPRYSEEFILQLERELVQARLKEAESQCALKEMQDKILDMEKRNASLPDENNVVRLQEELIGVKLREAEALTGLKELRQQVRDLEEHWQRHLARTAGRWKDSPRKNAASELQDELMSVRLREAEAQAELREIRQRMLEQETQNQIHGNQLRRAELEARNLQERLQVLTNQNKTLHAELKETKRKQAEIECKNKEEVMAVRLREADNIAAMAELQQQISELEIQKEEGKVQGQLNNTDSSQYIRDLKDQITDLKHEIRCLRGQQGLHEQPSFDGIHIVNHYGGDNESYQSSDEDGVKLSPQLSRHQVRGRNTLHPNLEDSESEGDEEGDALRLSVPSNVSHKTTTV; encoded by the exons GCTGTTGGAGACGGACAGTAAGTCTTTACGTTCTGTGAATGGCTCTCGAAGGAACAGTGGCTCCTCACTGGTGTCTAGTTCATCAGCCTCCTCCAACTTGTCACATTTGGAGGAGGATACGTGGATCCTGTGGGGACGCATCGTCAATGAGTGGGAAGATGTGCGGAAGAAGAAGGAAAAGCAACTGAAG GAACTGGTTAGGAAAGGCATTCCACATCACTTCCGAGCAATAGTGTGGCAGCTGTTGTGCAATGCCCAGACTCTAACCATAAAGGAGCAGTATTCTGAGCTGCTGAAGATGACCTCGCCTTGTGAAAAACTCATCCGCAGGGACATCGCTCGTACCTACCCCGAGCACGAGTTCTTTAAGGAGGACAGTCTGGGTCAGGAGGTGCTCTTTAATGTTATGAAG GCTTATTCTCTGGTTGATCGAGAGGTGGGCTACTGTCAGGGAAGTGCTTTCATTGTCGGCCTTCTTCTAATGCAG ATGCCAGAAGAAGAggctttctgtgtgtttgtgaaactGATGCAGGATTACAGGCTGAGAGAGCTCTTTAAACCCAGTATGGCTGAACTTGGCCTCTGCATGTATCAGTTTGAATGTATGATTCAG GAGCAGCTCCCAGAGCTCCATGTGCACTTCCAGGCCCAGAGTTTCCACACCTCTATGTATGCGTCATCTTGGTTCCTCACCATCTTTCTTAcctcttttcctcttcctgtcGCCACCAGGATCTTTGATATATTCATGTGTGAG GGTTTAGAGATTGTGTTTCGTGTGGGGATGGCCATCCTGCAGATGAATCAGACTGAGCTCATGCAGTTGGACATGGAGGGAATGTTGCAG CACTTTCAGAGGGTGATCCCACACCAGCTGGAAAGTGGACCAGACAAAGTCATCCAGGCTGCTTATCAAGTCAAGTACAATGCGAAGAAAATGAAAAA ATTGGAAAAGGAGTACACTACAATCAAAACCAAGGAGATGGAGGAACAGGTGGAGATCAAG AGACTGCGCACAGAGAACAGACTCCTGAAGCAGCGAATAGACACTCTGGAGAAA GAAAGTGCTTCTTTGGCAGATAGATTGATACAG GGTCAGGTGACACGAGCCCAAGAGGCAGAGGAGAACTACCTGGTCAAACGGGAGCTGGCCACGGTCAAACAACACAATGAGGAGACCAGCGCACTGCTGGAgcaagcacaaaacaacatccgACAGCTCCAGCAGCAGCCGTTTGCG aaggGGAACCCACGCTACTCTGAGGAGTtcatcctgcagctcgagagggAACTGGTCCAGGCCCGCCTTAAAGAGGCTGAGTCTCAGTGCGCTTTGAAAGAGATGCAGGACAAGATTCTCGACATGGAGAAG AGAAATGCATCCCTGCCAGATGAGAATAATGTGGTGCGTCTTCAGGAGGAGCTGATTGGTGTAAAGTTGAGGGAGGCAGAGGCTCTAACAGGCCTCAAAGAGCTTAGACAGCAGGTCAGAGACCTGGAGGAGCACTGGCAG AGGCATCTTGCGCGCACGGCGGGCCGCTGGAAAGACAGTCCGAGAAAGAATGCAGCGAGCGAGCTTCAAGATGAGCTGATGAGCGTGAGGCTCAGAGAGGCAGAGGCACAGGCTGAGCTCCGAGAAATCAGACAGAGGATGCTGGAACAGGAGACCCAG AATCAGATACATGGTAATCAGCTGCGGCGAGCAGAACTAGAGGCACGAAATCTACAGGAGCGACTGCAGGTTTTGACCAACCAGAACAAGACGTTGCATGCTGAGCTGAAGGAGACAAAGCGGAAACAGGCTGAAATAGAGTGCAAG AATAAAGAAGAGGTGATGGCAGTGAGATTGAGAGAAGCTGATAATATTGCTGCCATGGCTGAGCTTCAGCAGCAGATCTCGGAGCTTGAGATCCAG AAAGAAGAAGGAAAGGTCCAAGGTCAGCTCAACAACACAGACTCCAGCCAGTACATCCGAGACCTCAAGGATCAGATAACAGATCTCAAACATGAG ATCCGGTGTTTAAGAGGGCAGCAGGGCTTACACGAGCAACCCAGTTTTGATGGGATTCATATAGTCAATCACTATGGAGGGGACAATGAATCCTACCAGTCCTCTGATGAAGACGGAGTGAAGCTGTCACCCCAGCTGAGCAGACATCAGGTTAGAGGCCGGAACACACTACATCCAAACCTGGAGGACTCAGAAAGTGAGGGTGATGAGGAAGGAGATGCCCTACGACTTAGTGTGCCTTCAAATGTCAGCCATAAGACGACAACAGTGTGA
- the LOC113050603 gene encoding ecotropic viral integration site 5 protein homolog isoform X3 has protein sequence MVATDKVAGKLSSTLSWVKNSVSLTVSQMASQVATPSSLHTTVASSTASLSSPSSASPTQLSPDDVELLAKLEEQNRLLETDSKSLRSVNGSRRNSGSSLVSSSSASSNLSHLEEDTWILWGRIVNEWEDVRKKKEKQLKELVRKGIPHHFRAIVWQLLCNAQTLTIKEQYSELLKMTSPCEKLIRRDIARTYPEHEFFKEDSLGQEVLFNVMKAYSLVDREVGYCQGSAFIVGLLLMQMPEEEAFCVFVKLMQDYRLRELFKPSMAELGLCMYQFECMIQEQLPELHVHFQAQSFHTSMYASSWFLTIFLTSFPLPVATRIFDIFMCEGLEIVFRVGMAILQMNQTELMQLDMEGMLQHFQRVIPHQLESGPDKVIQAAYQVKYNAKKMKKLEKEYTTIKTKEMEEQVEIKRLRTENRLLKQRIDTLEKESASLADRLIQKGNPRYSEEFILQLERELVQARLKEAESQCALKEMQDKILDMEKRNASLPDENNVVRLQEELIGVKLREAEALTGLKELRQQVRDLEEHWQRHLARTAGRWKDSPRKNAASELQDELMSVRLREAEAQAELREIRQRMLEQETQNQIHGNQLRRAELEARNLQERLQVLTNQNKTLHAELKETKRKQAEIECKNKEEVMAVRLREADNIAAMAELQQQISELEIQKEEGKVQGQLNNTDSSQYIRDLKDQITDLKHEIRCLRGQQGLHEQPSFDGIHIVNHYGGDNESYQSSDEDGVKLSPQLSRHQVRGRNTLHPNLEDSESEGDEEGDALRLSVPSNVSHKTTTV, from the exons GCTGTTGGAGACGGACAGTAAGTCTTTACGTTCTGTGAATGGCTCTCGAAGGAACAGTGGCTCCTCACTGGTGTCTAGTTCATCAGCCTCCTCCAACTTGTCACATTTGGAGGAGGATACGTGGATCCTGTGGGGACGCATCGTCAATGAGTGGGAAGATGTGCGGAAGAAGAAGGAAAAGCAACTGAAG GAACTGGTTAGGAAAGGCATTCCACATCACTTCCGAGCAATAGTGTGGCAGCTGTTGTGCAATGCCCAGACTCTAACCATAAAGGAGCAGTATTCTGAGCTGCTGAAGATGACCTCGCCTTGTGAAAAACTCATCCGCAGGGACATCGCTCGTACCTACCCCGAGCACGAGTTCTTTAAGGAGGACAGTCTGGGTCAGGAGGTGCTCTTTAATGTTATGAAG GCTTATTCTCTGGTTGATCGAGAGGTGGGCTACTGTCAGGGAAGTGCTTTCATTGTCGGCCTTCTTCTAATGCAG ATGCCAGAAGAAGAggctttctgtgtgtttgtgaaactGATGCAGGATTACAGGCTGAGAGAGCTCTTTAAACCCAGTATGGCTGAACTTGGCCTCTGCATGTATCAGTTTGAATGTATGATTCAG GAGCAGCTCCCAGAGCTCCATGTGCACTTCCAGGCCCAGAGTTTCCACACCTCTATGTATGCGTCATCTTGGTTCCTCACCATCTTTCTTAcctcttttcctcttcctgtcGCCACCAGGATCTTTGATATATTCATGTGTGAG GGTTTAGAGATTGTGTTTCGTGTGGGGATGGCCATCCTGCAGATGAATCAGACTGAGCTCATGCAGTTGGACATGGAGGGAATGTTGCAG CACTTTCAGAGGGTGATCCCACACCAGCTGGAAAGTGGACCAGACAAAGTCATCCAGGCTGCTTATCAAGTCAAGTACAATGCGAAGAAAATGAAAAA ATTGGAAAAGGAGTACACTACAATCAAAACCAAGGAGATGGAGGAACAGGTGGAGATCAAG AGACTGCGCACAGAGAACAGACTCCTGAAGCAGCGAATAGACACTCTGGAGAAA GAAAGTGCTTCTTTGGCAGATAGATTGATACAG aaggGGAACCCACGCTACTCTGAGGAGTtcatcctgcagctcgagagggAACTGGTCCAGGCCCGCCTTAAAGAGGCTGAGTCTCAGTGCGCTTTGAAAGAGATGCAGGACAAGATTCTCGACATGGAGAAG AGAAATGCATCCCTGCCAGATGAGAATAATGTGGTGCGTCTTCAGGAGGAGCTGATTGGTGTAAAGTTGAGGGAGGCAGAGGCTCTAACAGGCCTCAAAGAGCTTAGACAGCAGGTCAGAGACCTGGAGGAGCACTGGCAG AGGCATCTTGCGCGCACGGCGGGCCGCTGGAAAGACAGTCCGAGAAAGAATGCAGCGAGCGAGCTTCAAGATGAGCTGATGAGCGTGAGGCTCAGAGAGGCAGAGGCACAGGCTGAGCTCCGAGAAATCAGACAGAGGATGCTGGAACAGGAGACCCAG AATCAGATACATGGTAATCAGCTGCGGCGAGCAGAACTAGAGGCACGAAATCTACAGGAGCGACTGCAGGTTTTGACCAACCAGAACAAGACGTTGCATGCTGAGCTGAAGGAGACAAAGCGGAAACAGGCTGAAATAGAGTGCAAG AATAAAGAAGAGGTGATGGCAGTGAGATTGAGAGAAGCTGATAATATTGCTGCCATGGCTGAGCTTCAGCAGCAGATCTCGGAGCTTGAGATCCAG AAAGAAGAAGGAAAGGTCCAAGGTCAGCTCAACAACACAGACTCCAGCCAGTACATCCGAGACCTCAAGGATCAGATAACAGATCTCAAACATGAG ATCCGGTGTTTAAGAGGGCAGCAGGGCTTACACGAGCAACCCAGTTTTGATGGGATTCATATAGTCAATCACTATGGAGGGGACAATGAATCCTACCAGTCCTCTGATGAAGACGGAGTGAAGCTGTCACCCCAGCTGAGCAGACATCAGGTTAGAGGCCGGAACACACTACATCCAAACCTGGAGGACTCAGAAAGTGAGGGTGATGAGGAAGGAGATGCCCTACGACTTAGTGTGCCTTCAAATGTCAGCCATAAGACGACAACAGTGTGA
- the LOC113050603 gene encoding ecotropic viral integration site 5 protein homolog isoform X5, which yields MVATDKVAGKLSSTLSWVKNSVSLTVSQMASQVATPSSLHTTVASSTASLSSPSSASPTQLSPDDVELLAKLEEQNRLLETDSKSLRSVNGSRRNSGSSLVSSSSASSNLSHLEEDTWILWGRIVNEWEDVRKKKEKQLKELVRKGIPHHFRAIVWQLLCNAQTLTIKEQYSELLKMTSPCEKLIRRDIARTYPEHEFFKEDSLGQEVLFNVMKAYSLVDREVGYCQGSAFIVGLLLMQMPEEEAFCVFVKLMQDYRLRELFKPSMAELGLCMYQFECMIQEQLPELHVHFQAQSFHTSMYASSWFLTIFLTSFPLPVATRIFDIFMCEGLEIVFRVGMAILQMNQTELMQLDMEGMLQHFQRVIPHQLESGPDKVIQAAYQVKYNAKKMKKLEKEYTTIKTKEMEEQVEIKRLRTENRLLKQRIDTLEKKGNPRYSEEFILQLERELVQARLKEAESQCALKEMQDKILDMEKRNASLPDENNVVRLQEELIGVKLREAEALTGLKELRQQVRDLEEHWQRHLARTAGRWKDSPRKNAASELQDELMSVRLREAEAQAELREIRQRMLEQETQNQIHGNQLRRAELEARNLQERLQVLTNQNKTLHAELKETKRKQAEIECKNKEEVMAVRLREADNIAAMAELQQQISELEIQKEEGKVQGQLNNTDSSQYIRDLKDQITDLKHEIRCLRGQQGLHEQPSFDGIHIVNHYGGDNESYQSSDEDGVKLSPQLSRHQVRGRNTLHPNLEDSESEGDEEGDALRLSVPSNVSHKTTTV from the exons GCTGTTGGAGACGGACAGTAAGTCTTTACGTTCTGTGAATGGCTCTCGAAGGAACAGTGGCTCCTCACTGGTGTCTAGTTCATCAGCCTCCTCCAACTTGTCACATTTGGAGGAGGATACGTGGATCCTGTGGGGACGCATCGTCAATGAGTGGGAAGATGTGCGGAAGAAGAAGGAAAAGCAACTGAAG GAACTGGTTAGGAAAGGCATTCCACATCACTTCCGAGCAATAGTGTGGCAGCTGTTGTGCAATGCCCAGACTCTAACCATAAAGGAGCAGTATTCTGAGCTGCTGAAGATGACCTCGCCTTGTGAAAAACTCATCCGCAGGGACATCGCTCGTACCTACCCCGAGCACGAGTTCTTTAAGGAGGACAGTCTGGGTCAGGAGGTGCTCTTTAATGTTATGAAG GCTTATTCTCTGGTTGATCGAGAGGTGGGCTACTGTCAGGGAAGTGCTTTCATTGTCGGCCTTCTTCTAATGCAG ATGCCAGAAGAAGAggctttctgtgtgtttgtgaaactGATGCAGGATTACAGGCTGAGAGAGCTCTTTAAACCCAGTATGGCTGAACTTGGCCTCTGCATGTATCAGTTTGAATGTATGATTCAG GAGCAGCTCCCAGAGCTCCATGTGCACTTCCAGGCCCAGAGTTTCCACACCTCTATGTATGCGTCATCTTGGTTCCTCACCATCTTTCTTAcctcttttcctcttcctgtcGCCACCAGGATCTTTGATATATTCATGTGTGAG GGTTTAGAGATTGTGTTTCGTGTGGGGATGGCCATCCTGCAGATGAATCAGACTGAGCTCATGCAGTTGGACATGGAGGGAATGTTGCAG CACTTTCAGAGGGTGATCCCACACCAGCTGGAAAGTGGACCAGACAAAGTCATCCAGGCTGCTTATCAAGTCAAGTACAATGCGAAGAAAATGAAAAA ATTGGAAAAGGAGTACACTACAATCAAAACCAAGGAGATGGAGGAACAGGTGGAGATCAAG AGACTGCGCACAGAGAACAGACTCCTGAAGCAGCGAATAGACACTCTGGAGAAA aaggGGAACCCACGCTACTCTGAGGAGTtcatcctgcagctcgagagggAACTGGTCCAGGCCCGCCTTAAAGAGGCTGAGTCTCAGTGCGCTTTGAAAGAGATGCAGGACAAGATTCTCGACATGGAGAAG AGAAATGCATCCCTGCCAGATGAGAATAATGTGGTGCGTCTTCAGGAGGAGCTGATTGGTGTAAAGTTGAGGGAGGCAGAGGCTCTAACAGGCCTCAAAGAGCTTAGACAGCAGGTCAGAGACCTGGAGGAGCACTGGCAG AGGCATCTTGCGCGCACGGCGGGCCGCTGGAAAGACAGTCCGAGAAAGAATGCAGCGAGCGAGCTTCAAGATGAGCTGATGAGCGTGAGGCTCAGAGAGGCAGAGGCACAGGCTGAGCTCCGAGAAATCAGACAGAGGATGCTGGAACAGGAGACCCAG AATCAGATACATGGTAATCAGCTGCGGCGAGCAGAACTAGAGGCACGAAATCTACAGGAGCGACTGCAGGTTTTGACCAACCAGAACAAGACGTTGCATGCTGAGCTGAAGGAGACAAAGCGGAAACAGGCTGAAATAGAGTGCAAG AATAAAGAAGAGGTGATGGCAGTGAGATTGAGAGAAGCTGATAATATTGCTGCCATGGCTGAGCTTCAGCAGCAGATCTCGGAGCTTGAGATCCAG AAAGAAGAAGGAAAGGTCCAAGGTCAGCTCAACAACACAGACTCCAGCCAGTACATCCGAGACCTCAAGGATCAGATAACAGATCTCAAACATGAG ATCCGGTGTTTAAGAGGGCAGCAGGGCTTACACGAGCAACCCAGTTTTGATGGGATTCATATAGTCAATCACTATGGAGGGGACAATGAATCCTACCAGTCCTCTGATGAAGACGGAGTGAAGCTGTCACCCCAGCTGAGCAGACATCAGGTTAGAGGCCGGAACACACTACATCCAAACCTGGAGGACTCAGAAAGTGAGGGTGATGAGGAAGGAGATGCCCTACGACTTAGTGTGCCTTCAAATGTCAGCCATAAGACGACAACAGTGTGA